From the genome of Ananas comosus cultivar F153 linkage group 18, ASM154086v1, whole genome shotgun sequence, one region includes:
- the LOC109724468 gene encoding heavy metal-associated isoprenylated plant protein 39-like, with protein sequence MAKKIVLKVSIVCDKCKTCIMKTVAKVCGIKSLDLDGEKGTLTVIGDVDVVLIVKALRKAGKAAEIVSVGPEKEEKKEEKEEEKKKEEKKDDKCKELPPCCPACRPVSFGTVVLYEEEQPFGCAIL encoded by the exons ATGGCCaag AAAATCGTGTTGAAAGTGTCTATTGTGTGCGACAAATGCAAAACTTGCATTATGAAGACGGTCGCCAAGGTTTGCG GGATAAAATCGTTAGATTTAGACGGAGAGAAGGGGACATTGACGGTGATAGGGGATGTGGACGTGGTTCTGATCGTGAAGGCGCTGAGGAAGGCAGGGAAGGCGGCTGAGATTGTCAGCGTGGGTCcagaaaaggaggagaagaaagaagagaaggaggaggagaagaagaaagaagagaagaaggacgACAAATGCAAGGAGTTGCCTCCGTGCTGTCCTGCGTGTCGTCCCGTCAGCTTCGGTACCGTCGTGCTCTACGAAGAAGAACAACCCTTTGGATGTGCCATTCTCTGA